In Carassius auratus strain Wakin chromosome 46, ASM336829v1, whole genome shotgun sequence, the following proteins share a genomic window:
- the kcnk4b gene encoding potassium channel subfamily K member 4: protein MHGSTLIFILIGVLLYLMMGALVFNALEAPNEESQHDKLQITRQEFLGNYTCVDPKHLTDLIDVLTEAVRVGVDPKSNTTFSTSWDLASAFFFCGTIVTTIGYGNISPKTKWGQLFCICYTLFGIPLFGFLLAAAGDHLGTSLRKAIAKVEALLWKWKVSPTIVRVITAVLSILLGCVLFIFVPILVFQRVENWNWLESAYFVVITLTTVGFGDYVAGDAIQEHWYKPLVWFWVLFGLAYFVSILSMIGNWILVLTKKTRAEMEGLRAHASDWTQNIQNMSVDFNMSGKFEDPFKRTRRKRRHRRHRHDGSQDRAGEDGKEENESKSGSSSYSGSSDESESSSESQSELTQTDRVPEGGASDKGKDSLKEEKLRAKPKDPILSQPLDYLGENLAYIDESSDAVSGKVHLEPLLDLPESNPASTDRRKRRRQRRHLRRDQQKLKTPKTSPNEPENKKPNGDIRPKDPPTPKL, encoded by the exons ATGCATGGCTCCACCCTTATATTCATCCTCATTGGGGTGCTCCTTTACTTGATGATGGGGGCTTTGGTGTTCAATGCCCTGGAGGCTCCAAATGAGGAAAGCCAACATGACAAGCTGCAAATAACCCGTCAGGAGTTCTTGGGCAACTACACATGTGTAGACCCAAAGCATCTAACGGATCTGATAGAT GTGCTGACCGAAGCTGTCAGGGTTGGAGTTGACCCCAAAAGTAATACCACATTCAGCACCAGTTGGGACCTGGCCAGCgctttcttcttctgtggcaCCATTGTCACCACCATTG GTTATGGGAACATTTCTCCAAAGACTAAGTGGGGACAGCTCTTCTGTATCTGCTATACGCTGTTTGGCATTCCTTTGTTTGGATTTCTATTGGCTGCCGCAGGAGACCATCTGGGGACATCGCTGAGGAAGGCCATTGCTAAAGTTGAAGCTCTTTTATGG AAGTGGAAGGTGAGCCCGACCATTGTACGTGTCATCACCGCTGTGCTGTCCATCCTGCTGGGCTGTGTTCTCTTCATCTTTGTGCCAATTTTAGTCTTCCAGAGAGTTGAAAATTGGAATTGGCTAGAATCCGCCTACTTTGTAGTCATCACCCTCACTACAGTGGGCTTTGGAGACTATGTTGCAG GTGATGCAATTCAAGAACATTGGTACAAGCCTCTGGTGTGGTTCTGGGTTTTGTTTGGATTGGCCTACTTTGTGTCCATTCTTTCCATGATTGGGAATTGGATCCTTGTTCTTACCAAAAAAACCCGAGCTGAG ATGGAGGGGTTAAGAGCACATGCCTCAGACTGGACTCAGAACATCCAGAACATGTCTGTGGATTTCAACATGTCTGGAAAATTTGAAGATCCTTTCAAGCGCACCAGGCGAAAGCGGCGTCACAGGCGCCACAGACACGATGGCAGTCAGGATAGAGCCGGAGAGGATGGCAAAGAGGAGAATGAATCCAAATCCGGCTCCAGCTCCTATTCTGGCTCATCGGATGAGTCGGAAAGCAGCTCTGAGTCCCAATCAGAGTTAACCCAAACAGACCGGGTCCCGGAGGGAGGGGCTAGTGACAAGGGCAAAGATTCATTGAAAGAAGAAAAACTCAGAGCCAAGCCCAAAGATCCCATCCTCTCTCAACCCTTGGATTACCTTGGGGAAAATCTTGCGTACATCGATGAGTCTTCAGATGCTGTGAGTGGCAAGGTTCACCTGGAACCCCTGCTGGATTTACCAGAATCGAACCCAGCTTCCACAGACAGGCGCAAAAGGAGACGTCAAAGGAGACATTTGAGAAGGGATCAACAGAAACTCAAGACTCCTAAAACCAGTCCAAACGAACCAGAGAATAAAAAGCCAAATGGAGACATTAGACCGAAAGATCCACCTACGCCAAAGCTGTGA